The Corynebacterium tuberculostearicum genome window below encodes:
- a CDS encoding DUF4244 domain-containing protein, producing the protein MHALNKYSQLIRNDEGMSTIEYAMGSLAAAALAGVLYMVINGGGVVDAIEGIITDALSNTPS; encoded by the coding sequence ATGCACGCACTTAATAAGTATTCCCAGCTCATCCGCAATGACGAGGGGATGAGCACCATCGAATATGCCATGGGATCTCTGGCGGCCGCCGCGCTTGCCGGGGTGCTCTACATGGTCATCAACGGCGGCGGGGTGGTCGATGCTATTGAGGGCATCATTACCGACGCCCTCTCGAATACCCCGAGCTAG
- a CDS encoding Rv3654c family TadE-like protein — protein sequence MSRPRRCGEEGYATIAAAGIIVAIVSLLLIVAAVGSRVAARHEAQVAADLAAVAGAWALATGEDACTAARDTAALNDATLETCTESGRDVIVTATVRGRSTQAKAGPV from the coding sequence ATGAGTAGGCCGAGGCGCTGCGGCGAGGAAGGCTATGCCACCATTGCCGCGGCCGGTATCATCGTCGCCATCGTGAGCCTGCTGCTTATCGTGGCGGCAGTGGGCTCGCGCGTGGCCGCGCGACACGAGGCTCAGGTGGCGGCCGACCTCGCGGCGGTTGCCGGTGCCTGGGCCCTCGCTACGGGTGAAGATGCTTGCACCGCCGCGCGCGATACCGCCGCGCTTAACGACGCCACCTTAGAAACCTGCACCGAATCCGGCCGCGACGTCATCGTCACCGCCACGGTCCGTGGACGGTCCACTCAAGCGAAGGCCGGGCCGGTATGA
- a CDS encoding Zn-binding domain-containing protein: MAHPETDNPLGEELLEFIQRRLDESTLTFHTTLPPQRAQYAEWPEWVLPELKDKLVEGGVGKLYSHQAELAQAAWAGEDAVISTGTSSGKSLGYQLPILSRLAQEPTACALYLTPTKALGSDQLQAVLELCRGIPALKGVVPSPYDGDTPQESRAGVRDHSRFIFSNPDMVHMSLLAAHARWARLLRHLEFIVIDECHSYRGVFGANVALVLRRLLRLCAHYGSRPTVIYASATMKDPGRHAQRLTSRPARAITEDTAPTGARTVALWEPGFIEGAEGEHGAPVRRAATTEAAEMMASFIAEGARTMTFVRSRRSAEVVAMRAAEVLSGSLGRPDFAQRIAAYRAGYLAEDRRKLERALDDASLLGVATTSALELGIDVGGLDAVVTAGFPGTVASFWQQAGRAGRRGQGSLVVLVARDEPMDTYLVHHPEALLGRPVEASVFNPANPYILFGHVYCAAVEKPLDDATIAAWGAQDVVHQLAESGLLRRRARGWFAVPIAAHAPEELSPETAHTAVSLRGGAGEEVMIVDSSDGRLLGTIDAARATSQVHPGAVYLHQGESFVIEELILSDYLALARPEAPDYSTTPRSTTDIRILREADHLVNYSPGLWVADVEVEVTDRVTGYQVRLADGTIGDDIPLDLPEQRLVTRAVAYTIDPMALSAMGVTASDTPGTLHAAEHAAIGLLPLIATCDRWDIGGVSTALHPDTQLPTVFVYDGHPGGAGFAEEGFRRFPEWIAATFEAVRSCPCEAGCPSCVQSPKCGNGNNPLSKDGAIKLLGALVTMTQG; this comes from the coding sequence TTGGCTCACCCGGAAACGGATAATCCCCTAGGAGAAGAGCTGCTCGAGTTCATCCAGCGCCGCCTCGATGAGTCCACTCTCACATTTCACACCACCCTGCCGCCGCAGCGCGCGCAGTATGCCGAGTGGCCCGAATGGGTGCTGCCGGAATTGAAGGACAAGCTGGTCGAAGGGGGCGTCGGCAAGCTGTATAGCCACCAAGCAGAGCTGGCGCAGGCCGCCTGGGCCGGCGAGGATGCGGTGATTTCTACCGGTACGTCCTCGGGTAAGTCCCTGGGCTATCAGCTGCCCATTTTGAGCCGGCTGGCGCAGGAGCCGACCGCCTGCGCGCTGTATCTCACCCCCACCAAGGCGCTGGGATCGGACCAGCTGCAGGCGGTGCTCGAGCTGTGCCGGGGCATTCCGGCGCTCAAGGGCGTGGTGCCCTCGCCCTATGACGGCGATACGCCGCAGGAATCCCGCGCGGGCGTGCGCGATCATTCGCGGTTCATTTTTTCCAACCCGGATATGGTGCATATGTCGCTGCTAGCGGCCCATGCGCGGTGGGCGCGGCTCCTGCGGCACCTGGAGTTCATTGTCATCGATGAATGCCATTCCTACCGGGGCGTTTTTGGCGCGAACGTGGCGCTGGTGCTGCGGCGCCTGCTGCGCCTGTGCGCGCACTATGGCTCGCGGCCGACGGTAATTTATGCCTCGGCCACTATGAAGGACCCGGGCCGGCATGCGCAGCGCCTTACCAGCCGGCCTGCCCGCGCGATTACGGAGGACACCGCCCCCACCGGCGCGCGCACCGTGGCGCTATGGGAGCCGGGCTTTATCGAGGGCGCCGAGGGCGAGCACGGGGCGCCGGTGCGCCGCGCCGCCACCACCGAGGCGGCCGAGATGATGGCCTCCTTCATCGCCGAGGGCGCGCGCACCATGACCTTTGTGCGTTCGCGCCGCTCGGCCGAGGTGGTGGCCATGCGCGCGGCCGAGGTGCTCTCCGGTAGCCTCGGCCGCCCCGATTTTGCCCAGCGCATCGCCGCCTACCGCGCCGGTTACCTGGCCGAGGACCGCCGCAAGTTGGAGCGCGCGCTTGACGACGCCTCCTTGCTCGGCGTCGCCACCACCTCCGCCCTCGAGCTGGGCATCGATGTCGGCGGTCTCGATGCCGTGGTCACGGCCGGCTTCCCGGGCACCGTCGCGAGCTTTTGGCAGCAGGCCGGGCGTGCCGGCCGCCGCGGGCAGGGCTCGCTCGTGGTGCTCGTTGCCCGCGATGAGCCGATGGATACCTACCTGGTCCACCACCCCGAGGCCCTGCTGGGCCGGCCGGTGGAGGCCAGCGTTTTCAATCCGGCCAATCCGTATATCCTCTTCGGCCACGTCTATTGCGCCGCAGTGGAAAAGCCGCTGGATGATGCCACGATTGCCGCCTGGGGCGCGCAAGACGTGGTTCACCAGCTGGCCGAATCTGGCTTGCTGCGCCGCCGCGCGCGCGGCTGGTTCGCCGTGCCCATCGCCGCCCATGCGCCGGAAGAGCTCTCCCCGGAGACGGCGCATACCGCGGTGTCGCTGCGCGGCGGCGCGGGCGAAGAAGTCATGATTGTGGATTCCTCCGACGGCCGCCTGCTCGGCACCATCGACGCCGCCCGCGCTACCAGCCAAGTCCACCCCGGCGCGGTGTACCTGCACCAGGGCGAAAGTTTTGTCATCGAGGAGCTCATCTTAAGCGATTACCTAGCACTCGCACGGCCCGAGGCCCCGGACTATTCCACGACTCCGCGCTCCACCACGGATATCCGCATCCTGCGCGAGGCCGATCACTTGGTTAATTACTCCCCAGGACTGTGGGTGGCGGACGTGGAGGTGGAGGTCACCGACCGCGTCACCGGCTACCAGGTGCGGCTTGCCGACGGCACCATTGGCGACGATATCCCCCTCGATCTCCCCGAACAACGCCTGGTCACCCGGGCGGTGGCCTACACCATCGATCCGATGGCGCTTTCCGCGATGGGGGTTACCGCCTCCGATACGCCCGGCACGCTGCACGCGGCTGAGCACGCCGCCATTGGCCTGCTACCGCTTATCGCCACCTGCGACCGCTGGGACATCGGCGGCGTGTCCACCGCGCTGCACCCCGATACCCAGCTGCCCACCGTCTTTGTCTACGACGGCCACCCCGGCGGCGCCGGTTTTGCCGAGGAAGGCTTCCGCCGCTTCCCCGAATGGATCGCGGCCACCTTCGAGGCGGTGCGCTCTTGTCCGTGCGAAGCCGGTTGCCCATCGTGCGTGCAATCGCCCAAGTGCGGAAACGGGAATAACCCGCTGAGCAAGGACGGCGCCATCAAGCTACTGGGTGCGCTGGTCACCATGACGCAGGGCTAG
- a CDS encoding cold-shock protein, whose protein sequence is MAQGTVKWFNSEKGYGFIERADGEGDIFVHYSEIQGSGFRTLEENQQVTFEVGSGPKGEQAQSVSVI, encoded by the coding sequence ATGGCACAAGGAACCGTTAAGTGGTTTAACTCTGAAAAGGGCTACGGCTTCATCGAGCGCGCGGACGGCGAAGGCGATATCTTCGTCCACTACTCCGAGATCCAGGGCAGCGGCTTTCGCACCCTAGAAGAAAACCAGCAGGTCACCTTCGAGGTAGGCTCCGGACCGAAGGGCGAACAGGCCCAGTCCGTGTCCGTCATCTAG
- a CDS encoding DedA family protein encodes MVDTITMWIETVMSTEWIYPLVGVLIFGDCFFPVLPSEIPLNMAGAWSGSQGFPHLPTMFFVALIAAMMGDNLCFLLGTRFMPLLQRVPKGSKAYEGLNWVKRNMRRGGGAAIIIARFIPSARLFMTILLGSMRFPWLVFVFFDTIGVALWAAQALAIGYLGGMAFSNSPVLAVVVSIIAAVIIGVGLQKLQNKFTEWWDTRRGYAETP; translated from the coding sequence ATGGTTGACACCATCACTATGTGGATCGAAACCGTCATGTCCACAGAGTGGATCTACCCGCTGGTCGGCGTGCTGATCTTCGGTGACTGCTTCTTCCCCGTGCTGCCTTCTGAAATCCCGCTCAATATGGCCGGCGCCTGGTCCGGCTCCCAGGGCTTTCCGCACCTGCCCACCATGTTTTTCGTAGCGCTCATTGCCGCCATGATGGGCGATAATCTCTGCTTCCTGCTGGGCACGCGCTTCATGCCCCTGCTCCAGCGCGTACCTAAGGGATCGAAGGCCTACGAGGGGCTCAACTGGGTCAAGCGCAATATGCGCCGCGGCGGCGGTGCGGCCATTATTATTGCCCGCTTCATTCCTTCAGCGCGCCTATTTATGACCATCCTGCTGGGGTCGATGCGCTTCCCGTGGCTCGTCTTTGTCTTCTTCGACACCATCGGCGTCGCGCTCTGGGCGGCCCAGGCACTCGCCATTGGCTACCTGGGCGGCATGGCCTTTTCCAATTCGCCCGTGCTGGCCGTGGTGGTCAGCATCATCGCCGCCGTCATCATCGGCGTGGGCCTGCAGAAACTGCAGAATAAGTTCACCGAGTGGTGGGATACCCGCCGCGGCTACGCCGAAACGCCATAG
- the topA gene encoding type I DNA topoisomerase, giving the protein MAEAAGPGKTLVIVESATKAKKIQPYLGDNYIVEASVGHIRDLPRGAADVPAKYKKESWARLGVNPEDDFAPLYVVSPDKKKKVADLKSKLKQCDQLYLATDPDREGEAIAWHLLEVLKPKVPVRRMVFNEITKSAILEAADNTRDLDYNLIDAQETRRILDRLYGYEVSPVLWKKVMPRLSAGRVQSVATRVIVERERERMAFISADYWDLAATLDTGAADADNPATFDARLTAVNSKRVALGRDFDDRGNVKSKDVIVITEPQAKALETALRGADMQVAGVEHKPYTRKPYAPFMTSTLQQEAGRRLHFTSERTMRIAQRLYENGHITYMRTDSTSLSKQGLSAARNSATSIYGAEYVSDSPRVYDRKVKNSQEAHEAIRPAGESFATPGQLSGQLDAEEFKLYDLIWKRTVASQMADAKGTSMKVTVAGTAATDKGSYDVEFSATGRTITFPGFLKAYGADDAKGDKKGETRLPHLEEGRALTAKEVSAEGHSTNPPARYTEASLVKKMEDLGIGRPSTYASIIKTIQDRGYVVSRGNALVPSWVAFAVVGLLEENFTELVDYDFTSSMEDELDQIATGIEDGTAWLNGFYFGNAEANEQKAASIARHGGLKSLIDVNLEAIDARKVNSLRLYTDTEGRDVFVRVGRYGPYIERAVGTNDDGSIEYQRANLSETVTPDGLNEELAEKLFATPQGGRELGENPENGRMIVAKEGRFGPYVTEVVREDEREKAEGEAEEIVAKERAEEDKQRAEEGKRAKNWETKTAAKQKEKRVKEYIENKLKPGTASLFSSMEPSTVTLEEALKLLSLPREVGEDDGVMITAQNGRYGPYLKKGTDSRSLAKEEQIFTVTLDEARRIYAEPKRRGRAAAQPPIKQLGDNDVSGKPMTVKDGRFGPYVTDGTTNASLRRGDDPEQLTDARANELLSERRAKEASGETKKKSTKKSSKKTTKKKATKKATKKSTKKAGKKATKKPSPGTKNVVKAGSRKK; this is encoded by the coding sequence GTGGCAGAAGCAGCCGGGCCGGGAAAGACCTTGGTGATCGTCGAGTCGGCGACGAAGGCGAAGAAGATTCAGCCTTACCTCGGAGATAACTACATCGTGGAGGCCTCCGTGGGCCATATCCGCGATCTTCCCCGTGGCGCTGCGGACGTGCCGGCTAAGTATAAGAAGGAATCCTGGGCGCGCCTCGGCGTGAACCCGGAGGATGACTTCGCACCGCTGTATGTGGTGAGCCCCGATAAAAAGAAGAAGGTCGCGGACCTCAAGTCCAAGCTGAAGCAGTGCGACCAGCTCTACCTCGCAACAGACCCCGACCGCGAGGGCGAGGCCATCGCCTGGCACCTGCTCGAGGTGCTCAAGCCCAAGGTCCCGGTGCGCCGCATGGTCTTTAACGAGATCACCAAGTCCGCGATCCTGGAGGCCGCGGACAATACCCGCGATCTGGATTACAACCTTATCGACGCCCAGGAAACCCGCCGCATCCTCGACCGCCTCTACGGCTACGAGGTTTCCCCGGTGCTGTGGAAGAAGGTCATGCCGCGGCTTTCTGCCGGCCGAGTGCAGTCGGTGGCCACCCGCGTCATCGTCGAGCGCGAGCGCGAGCGCATGGCGTTCATCTCCGCGGACTACTGGGATCTGGCCGCCACGCTAGATACCGGCGCTGCGGACGCGGACAACCCCGCTACTTTCGACGCCCGCCTTACCGCCGTCAATAGCAAGCGCGTGGCCTTGGGCCGCGACTTTGATGACCGCGGAAACGTCAAGAGCAAAGACGTCATCGTCATCACCGAGCCCCAGGCCAAGGCGCTAGAAACCGCGCTGCGCGGTGCGGATATGCAGGTCGCTGGGGTCGAACACAAGCCCTATACGCGCAAGCCCTATGCGCCGTTTATGACCTCTACGCTGCAGCAGGAGGCCGGCCGCCGCCTGCACTTTACCTCTGAGCGCACCATGCGCATTGCGCAGCGGCTGTACGAAAACGGCCATATTACTTATATGCGTACGGACTCCACCTCGCTCTCCAAGCAGGGCCTGTCCGCCGCGCGCAACTCCGCTACCAGCATCTATGGTGCAGAATACGTCTCTGATTCCCCGCGCGTATATGACCGCAAGGTGAAAAATTCCCAGGAGGCCCACGAGGCTATCCGCCCGGCCGGCGAGTCCTTCGCCACCCCGGGCCAGCTCTCTGGCCAGTTGGATGCGGAGGAGTTTAAGCTCTATGACCTGATTTGGAAGCGCACCGTCGCCTCCCAGATGGCCGATGCCAAGGGAACCTCCATGAAGGTCACCGTAGCCGGCACCGCCGCCACCGATAAGGGCAGCTACGACGTGGAATTTTCCGCCACCGGCCGCACCATTACCTTCCCCGGCTTCCTGAAGGCCTACGGCGCGGACGACGCCAAGGGGGACAAGAAGGGCGAGACCCGCCTGCCGCACTTGGAAGAGGGCCGCGCCCTGACCGCCAAGGAGGTCTCCGCCGAGGGCCACTCCACCAACCCGCCGGCGCGCTATACCGAGGCCAGCCTGGTCAAGAAGATGGAGGACCTGGGCATCGGCCGCCCGTCTACCTACGCGTCCATCATCAAGACCATCCAGGACCGCGGTTATGTGGTCTCGCGCGGCAATGCGCTGGTGCCTTCGTGGGTTGCCTTCGCCGTCGTGGGCCTGTTGGAGGAGAACTTCACCGAGCTGGTGGACTATGACTTCACCTCTTCCATGGAAGACGAGCTAGACCAGATTGCCACCGGTATCGAGGACGGTACCGCCTGGCTAAACGGCTTTTACTTTGGCAACGCCGAGGCCAACGAGCAGAAGGCGGCTTCCATTGCCCGGCACGGCGGCTTGAAGTCGCTTATCGACGTCAACCTAGAAGCCATCGATGCCCGCAAGGTCAACTCCCTGCGTCTTTATACCGATACCGAGGGCCGCGACGTCTTCGTCCGCGTGGGTCGCTATGGCCCGTATATCGAGCGCGCCGTTGGCACTAACGACGACGGCAGCATCGAGTATCAGCGCGCTAACCTGTCCGAAACCGTCACCCCGGATGGCCTGAACGAGGAGCTGGCGGAAAAGCTTTTCGCCACCCCGCAGGGCGGCCGCGAGCTGGGTGAGAACCCAGAAAACGGCCGCATGATCGTGGCCAAGGAAGGCCGCTTCGGCCCCTATGTCACCGAGGTCGTCCGCGAGGATGAGCGGGAGAAGGCCGAGGGTGAGGCCGAGGAGATCGTCGCCAAGGAGCGCGCTGAGGAAGACAAGCAACGCGCCGAGGAAGGCAAGCGCGCCAAGAATTGGGAAACCAAGACGGCCGCGAAGCAGAAGGAAAAGCGCGTCAAGGAGTACATCGAGAACAAGCTCAAGCCGGGTACGGCTTCGCTGTTTAGCTCCATGGAACCTTCCACCGTGACTTTGGAGGAGGCCCTTAAGCTGCTTTCCCTGCCGCGCGAGGTGGGCGAGGACGACGGCGTGATGATCACCGCGCAGAACGGCCGCTATGGCCCGTATCTGAAGAAGGGCACCGATTCACGCTCGCTGGCTAAGGAAGAGCAAATCTTCACCGTCACCTTGGATGAGGCCCGCCGCATCTACGCCGAGCCGAAGCGTCGCGGCCGCGCAGCGGCTCAGCCGCCGATTAAGCAGCTGGGCGATAACGACGTCTCCGGCAAGCCCATGACCGTCAAGGACGGCCGCTTCGGCCCGTATGTCACCGATGGCACCACCAATGCCTCCCTGCGCCGCGGCGATGACCCGGAGCAGCTTACCGACGCCCGCGCGAACGAACTCCTTTCCGAGCGCCGCGCCAAGGAAGCTTCCGGCGAGACCAAGAAGAAGTCCACCAAGAAGTCCTCTAAGAAGACGACGAAGAAGAAGGCGACTAAGAAGGCCACCAAGAAGTCCACGAAGAAGGCTGGCAAGAAGGCAACTAAGAAGCCTTCGCCCGGCACGAAGAACGTGGTAAAGGCCGGCTCGCGCAAGAAGTAA